A single Hippocampus zosterae strain Florida chromosome 17, ASM2543408v3, whole genome shotgun sequence DNA region contains:
- the LOC127590191 gene encoding TANK-binding kinase 1-binding protein 1-like, producing MEVFGTAELGLLGGGEGLRDDLDMSAISWSADHLQDDMYPASGLAVAAAYHDIKIRLASLERENSSIKRKLKHYEVKFPMINTFGEERVYFSCQPIIKDNNIVQSETSNLQHRINSLTQELQKSKDREEELEDVIQAYEKIHLEKSNVQRDLDKMTTLAEQHMERICSLEAALRQRETSLQKLNAQLHSKDAHQGQPPAGLVVPREGRSPTLQSSRSLDALSDLKLQRLEAELEGALHQAEGACHREKELRTELQRLQKEVVQLQESHRHKEELAPHCEHCDVEWIKKAGDEQVNLALAYTELTEELSQVRKLTAKQSDLLRQIPQEPTGRPPSAPQRLSPTSPQCTSLTPERLLPSSPPTLHNGPASYSLQPTSSNLRAKFQGRRSYSEVSDPSAIQRLPPRLMRDPVSTLPKPRSLYGETHTYGQSKSHLQTPLVGLVRPASAHGAGGDRRVRSERNGGSSLSGSPHHCALDLGFPLPTEVHHFCHLDDRLEPTPLVTPPHSSDDEEDVGTYVSAATSPPPTLGPLSLREKTLHHPLFLSQRKAGQIPSFSAPEGPTTLSRHLPAYMNTEHAQSWPSINLWMESDESAVRSCPLCQLTFPTGYPDDALIRHIDSHLENSKI from the exons ATGGAGGTATTTGGCACAGCAGAGCTCGGGCTTTTGGGAGGTGGCGAAGGGCTGCGAGATGATTTAGACATGTCAGCGATTAGCTGGTCAGCGGATCATCTCCAAGATGATATGTACCCAGCGTCGGGATTGGCCGTGGCCGCCGCATATCATGACATTAAGATCCGTCTTGCCAGTTTGGAGAGGGAGAACAGCAGCATCAAGAGAAAACTCAAACACTACGAAGTCAAG TTTCCGATGATCAATACATTTGGAGAGGAGAGAGTGTACTTTTCCTGTCAACCCATCATTAAGGATAACAACATTGTCCAATCGGAGACATCCAACCTGCAGCACAGGATCAATTCTCTCACCCAAGAG CTCCAGAAGAGCAAAGACAGGGAGGAGGAGTTGGAGGATGTCATTCAAGCCTACGAGAAGATTCACCTCGAGAAAAGCAATGTTCAGAGAGATCTTGACAAGATG ACCACTCTCGCTGAGCAGCATATGGAGCGAATCTGCAGTCTGGAGGCCGCGCTGAGACAACGAGAGACTTCCCTGCAAAAACTCAATGCTCAACTCCATAGCAAAGATGCACATCAAGGCCAACCGCCCGCAGGCCTGGTCGTACCTCGAG AGGGCCGCTCGCCAACGCTGCAGAGCTCCCGCAGTCTGGATGCGCTCTCGGACCTCAAGCTGCAGCGTCTGGAGGCCGAGTTGGAGGGAGCGCTGCATCAGGCTGAGGGGGCGTGTCACAGAGAGAAGGAGTTGAGAACTGAACTTCAGAGACTGCAGAAGGAAGTAGTCCAACTACAAGaatcacacagacacaaagag GAGTTGGCTCCACACTGTGAGCACTGCGATGTAGAATGGATCAAGAAAGCTGGGGATGAACA AGTTAACCTTGCATTGGCCTACACTGAGCTGACAGAGGAGTTGAGTCAAGTCCGAAAATTGACAGCGAAACAAAGCGACCTTCTGCGTCAGATCCCACAGGAACCTA CTGGTCGTCCCCCCTCTGCTCCCCAGCGTCTCTCTCCCACATCCCCCCAGTGTACTTCCCTCACCCCTGAGAGACTGTTGCCCTCTTCCCCACCCACCCTGCACAATGGCCCCGCCTCCTACTCCCTTCAGCCAACGAGCAGCAATCTTCGAGCAAAGTTTCAGGGACGCCGTAGTTACTCAGAG GTGTCTGACCCGTCAGCGATACAGAGGCTCCCACCTCGGCTCATGAGAGATCCAGTATCCACCCTCCCCAAGCCCAGGTCCCTGTATGGGGAAACACATACTTATGGACAATCCAAATCCCATCTTCAAACTCCTCTGGTGGGCCTGGTCAGACCCGCATCGGCTCATGGAGCTGGCGGGGACCGAAGAGTCAGATCAGAGAGAAATGGGGGGAGCAGTCTGAGCGGCAGTCCTCATCATTGTGCACTGGATCTGGGCTTCCCTTTGCCTACTGAG GTACATCATTTCTGTCACCTGGATGATCGACTGGAGCCCACCCCGCTGGTGACACCCCCGCACTCCTCAGATGACGAAGAG GATGTAGGCACCTACGTTTCAGCAGCCACCAGTCCTCCTCCAACACTTGGACCCTTATCACTTAGGGAAAAAACACTTCACCACCCCTTGTTCTTGTCTCAGAGGAAAGCTGGCCAAATTCCATCATTCTCAGCCCCCGAGGGCCCCACCACACTCTCCCGCCATCTGCCTGCCTACATGAACACTGAGCATGCTCAGTCATGGCCCTCTATCAAT TTATGGATGGAGTCTGACGAGAGTGCTGTGCGAAGCTGCCCTCTGTGTCAACTGACCTTCCCAACCGGTTACCCGGACGATGCCCTCATCAGACACATCGACTCGCACTTGGAGAACAGCAAGATCTGA